DNA from Pseudomonas putida:
TGATTGAGCAAATGCGTGGCGAAAGCGTGACGCAGGGTATGGGGCGACAGGGGCTTGTCGATCCCTGCGACCCGCGCCTGGTGCTTGATGCGGTGCCAGAAGGTCTGGCGGGTCATCTGCTCGCCACGCTGGCTGGGGAACAGCACATCGCTGGGGCGCCCGTTCAACAGGTCATTGCGACCATCGCGCAGGTAGCGTTCGAGCCACAGCACCGCCTCTTCGCCCATCGGCACCAGGCGCTCCTTGCTGCCCTTGCCCATCACCCGCAGAACCCCCTGTCGCAGGTTGACCTGATCGAGGGTCAGGCTGACCAGTTCGGTCACCCGCAGGCCGCAGGCGTAGAGCACTTCGAGCATGGCTCGGTCGCGCTGACCGATGGCTTCGGCCAGGTCCGGCGCCTGCAGCAGGGCCTCGACATCGTCCTCCGACAAGGACTTGGGCAATGGCCGTCCCAATAGCGGCATTTCCACTTGCAGGGTCGGGTCTACACCTACGAGCTTTTCTCGCAGCAGATAACGAAAGAAGCCACGCAAGCCCGAGAGGAAGCGTGCCGTGGAGCGCGGCTTGTAGCCTTGTTCCAGGCGCCAGGCCAGATGGTCCAGGATCAGGTCACGGCCGGCGTCAAGCAGGGCCACCTCGCGCTCCTGTAGCCAACCATTGAACAGCGCCAGGTCGCTGCGGTAGGAGGCGCGGGTATTGTCGGACAGGCCTTTTTCCAGCCAGAGGGCATCAAGAAACTGGTCAATCAGGGGGTGGTCGAGAGCGGGCATGAAAACTCGGTGGCAAACGGTGCAATGGCGCTTAGTCTTTCATAACAACGTTGGCATAGGGAGCCCATATGAGCGAACAGCAGATTCTCCTGAGTTTCGGTGGCATCGGCGCAGCCGCTCTTGCCTGCCAATGGCTGGCCTGGCGCCTGAAACTGCCAG
Protein-coding regions in this window:
- the xerD gene encoding site-specific tyrosine recombinase XerD, translating into MPALDHPLIDQFLDALWLEKGLSDNTRASYRSDLALFNGWLQEREVALLDAGRDLILDHLAWRLEQGYKPRSTARFLSGLRGFFRYLLREKLVGVDPTLQVEMPLLGRPLPKSLSEDDVEALLQAPDLAEAIGQRDRAMLEVLYACGLRVTELVSLTLDQVNLRQGVLRVMGKGSKERLVPMGEEAVLWLERYLRDGRNDLLNGRPSDVLFPSQRGEQMTRQTFWHRIKHQARVAGIDKPLSPHTLRHAFATHLLNHGADLRVVQMLLGHSDLSTTQIYTHVAKARLQQLHAQHHPRG